The nucleotide window gtgtgtgtgtgtgtgtgtgtgtctgtctgtctaggtgtgtgtgtgtctgtctgtctaggtgtgtctgtctgtctaggtgtgtctgtctgtctgtctaggtgtctgtgtctgtctgtctgtctgtctaggtgtgtgtgtgtgtgtgtctgtctaggtgtgtgtgtgtctgtctttctaggtgtgtgtgtgtctgtctgtctgtctgtctgtctaggtgtgtgtgtgtgtgtgtctgtctgtctaggtgtgtgtgtgtgtctgtctgtctaggtgtgtgtctgtctgtctgtgtctgtctgtctgtctgtctgtctaggtgtgtgtgtgtgtctgtctgtctaggtgtgtgtgtgtgtgtgtgtgtgtgtctgtctgtgtctgtctaggtgtgtgtgtctgtctgtctaggtgtgtctgtctaggtgtgtgtgtctgtctgtctgtgtctgtctaggtgtgtgtgtctgtctgtctgtctgtctgtctgtctgtctaggtgtctgtgtgtctgtctgtctaggtgtctgtgtctgtgtgtctaggtgtgtgtgtgtgtgtgtgtgtctaggtgtgtgtggggggctgtgtcgtgtgtgtctgtctggggctgtgtcgtgtgtgtgtgtgtgggggtctgtgtcgtgtgtgtctgtgtgtgtgtgtctggggctgtgtcgtgtgtgtgtctgtatactgATTTTCAGATTGTCTAAGCAAGGTAGGTCTGTTGTTGTCATGTGTTGAAAGGAGAAACAGGAGATCGTCCGCCGTTCAACTCAAGGTGAGGTTCTGGTTATATTACTTACTGGTTGGGTTTTGACTGAATTAGCATTTTAGTCTTTGTCTATTAATAGATTTTTTGGGGAAAATGGTTTCTGTACTGCCTATGTCATTCTATGCAAATATTTGGCTTTAAATTTGTCCTTGGATGAAAGCTTTATAAGTTGGCTGTGATTAGGAAAATTTGGATTGTATCTGCCAcacaatgcaatgtgtttttaaatgctgaaatgtcgtgttacatttccttttgacacgcacacatccgcccaacagtctaaactctAACTCTGTCCAtcatatgcaatgtgttttaaatgctgtgctttagcccatatattgatttcacatgaacaccttgtgcatgtgtgtatttattgcacccatctgttctgtttaatgttcatttcgTATGAAGacacatggttataattacataaatacatctctgtacagggtggggttttcaacatgcagccttcttgatgtatatttgtaaagggaaatcttgtacctattttgaaacattctatttttcttattgtGAAATCATTAGATGCCTCGTGCCTCGCGCGCTTCGTCTCTAGCCAAGATGAAGTGGAAGAGGATTCTTCCCATGGCGACGACTCCGGCCAGAGGCTTCGTGCCTGGTATGTAGTCGTAAAGATACAATGATGCATGTTTTCAACTCATTTATATTCCTCAGAATTctattgcatgaatgtgtgatgtttgacttttagatcaacagctcgagataagttattcattttagttttgcGTTGAATTTGTCTCTttattagtgcttggcactggAGCACGTCACCGTGTCAAGCCTTGGCCTGTCTCTGCCCTCACTGGGAAGTTCCATCGATTGGATCTCCCTCCTGAGTCTCCAGTTAAGCAGGTAAACTTGTCAAAGACCTTTcagaaaataatatataatttagctgtggaatatgtttggagtggaatgacaactttttatttgtccttatttatagtttgtgctgtttgtgggCGACTCGCATCTGCGTGCGTTGGTTGACCGTTACGTGAGGATGCCAGACGGTTGCCTTTCGTTTGGGTTCCTGTCTACGCCTGGGGCGTCTGCCGCTGAGCTCCGCACTGAGTTGCTGAACGCAGACATCCCCAGAACCCCCGACATCGTTTGCTTGCTGGCTCCAAGCAACAACCTCACGGCGACGCCCGGCATCGAAGCGGCTGGAGTTGCCTTCGATGGACTTCTGAGAGCTGCCCGCAGTCGATGGCCTAAGGTAGTttttgtgttacaaaataaagtgtattttcaAGACAGACTATTTAACAGAATTGTATAGTGTGTAATCCAAAACTTTTGTGCGGATCAGGTGTTTGTGCTCGATTTCCCTCCCCGGCTGGCGAGTGAATTGGCACCGCAACACTTCCTTCGAGAGGAGTTCCGTCGCGTTGCAGTAAAGAACGGTATGTAAAAATGATTAAGAGATAATGTCAGTATAGAATATCTTTGTAGGAAAGCTTTTAGTGTATCAACACCACCTCTTGGTACCACgtgtaaaatatgaatatagtgtatggtttaatatttgttttcttctgcagGTGTAAAGTACTGCGTCACAGCTGACCGCTTTCCGCTGGACTCACGTGCCTTGTGGAGTCGTGATGGGGTAAGTCGTGTTATAACTTGGCACGTGAGAAATTCATGTAATGTCATTTTTATACGGCAAAAGCagtttatttcaataataaccCGTGCTTCTCATTATAATAGATCCACCTGAGTGACGATCTGGGGATGCCGCTTCTCGCGAAGCTTCTGTGGCACTTCTCCTTTCGGCAGCTACAGTCACCTCTGCCTGTTACACCTCCGCCTGTGTCTCCTCCCAAGTCACCCCCGACTGTGAGACCCTTTGCTACCACCGTGGTTGTGAAGGGAGAGGTTTCACGTCCACGTCCCCTTGACCCCTTCAAGGAAACTGTCGTCGGACGTCGCGGAAAGGTAAAAGTTATACAATTTTGAAGAGCTTTAGTTTTAGTTAGGCCACATTTATTGAATACTAATTCTCCCTATGTGTTTATAGCGCAGCCAACCTGAGTCCTGGGATGCGCCTGAGGACTGGGATCAGTCTTCCGTGCGGATCCTTCCTCATGAGGTTTGTACATTGGTATGATAGCTGAAAGGAAATCAAACCGTAATGATGCGTACatttgtttcatttaaatgctattcCTATAAGACAAGGCAAATGGTCAATGGCTcaattctgttttttatttctaggtttgtgtgcctcctctggtcctgaggGAGTGCTTTGTCGTGCTAAACCCTATCCGGTTTAGCACTGACAAGTTGGCTGCAATGGATCGCATTGTTCCATCCAACCTTGACGTCCCCATGGGGAATCGCTCAAAGGTAATTTGTGTGATTTTAATATTAACtgtttgtgagtgcatacaTATTAATAGTGCCTGTAATCCTATATGACAAGCTTTACATTGTATGGTACAGATAGTTGCATTGATAACAAATGTGTTATATTTCATTAACTGTTATCATTTCCATTCTCTTCCATTATGATAGAAACGGAAGGTGGCACATGGAACCACGGCTGTGGTCTCCAAAGGAAAGAAGGCCCGCCTTGAGGTTGGTAATTTCTCATTGAAATATGTACTTGTTTTTTGGTTGAAATACAGGAACAACTATTTTTTGATTTCGCCTTTAATACAAGAGATAGTCCAACATTCTCTGTGTAGGTATTGTTTTGCCAatgatttacaattattttccagGCACTTCAAACTCCAGCAAGGATTGCCAAACCTTCGAAGCTGGTACCTCCCCCTCGACCTGTGCCAGAAGCTGCTGTGCCAGCCACTCTGGAGGGCAGCGTCTTTGTGCCTTCGAGCAAGGTAATTTGCATACAACATGTGATGATTACACACATTCAGTGAATAGAGTGCGGTTCTCTATTCTTTTTATATTTTCTCTAAGTACCCTTTAAGAAAGTGTAGTTTTGTGTTTCCATTTCTCAATTGTAATGTACCTATAATTCTTACTATGTCATTGCAGTTTGCTCAACCGGAGGGGGATGACAAGACTCTGTGTGTTGCTGAGTGGCCGTTTCTTCAAACAGAGTTTTGTGAGGTAAAGGAATGGGGGAAAAAGAGAGCATCTTGTAATAATTTAATGTTTGGGttttgttgttaaatttgtatgtaGCGTCACAAAATACAGCCGTGCACAACACTATGTTTCTTACTGTTTTAAATAAACTACATTAGCAGTAAGTTCATTGAACTGCTCACTTTTAAATTTTCATACAATTGTATCTGTCATGATAATTTTGCTCCCTTACCTCATTGTAGAAGGTGAACCAGCCAACTGCTCGGGTTGTCTCtggacagagaaaacaagaggagCCAACACCTTGGGGGCCAAAAGTTGTGATGGCCCAGGCTGATAAACCAACAGCTAATGAGACCAGCTTCTTGGGATGTTCAACCAAGGTAATTAAAACAATATGAACAAACTATTTGCAAATAAGCAATCAATCTGTTGCAGGATCAGTATCtagtaacatttacatttttacttcATAATTACAATCAACATAGTTTAACTGTTTTTCAACATGTTCTTGGTAATATCTACACCCTATGAATTGGAAATGTCAAGAAGGTTGGCTGATGAACTTGTTgtgctcattttaattatttaaactgaactgaaataaaagCTTTCTTTGTCCTTAATTCTGTTCACCACAATACACCAAATGTCCCCTTTTCTATGGCTTATGAGTTTGCATGTAGGGGTAAACctaatttttttaacattcgtaATGTTTGTGATTGCAGATGACACACATTGAGGACCATGAGCCATTTGAACCAGCACCTGAGGTCACTGCGAGCAGTCAGCAGGTATGTAATTACTAGTGGAAAAATTGTATACCAACGGGAAAAGCCACAGCTTAAGCGacctattttgtttttattcttttagAACATTGATAAATATGCCTAAACTATGTACATTTTAAAATTACTTACTGGGAACCaacatgcttttaaaaacacttaTATGAATTGTCATTTCAACAGAGCCCGCCTGAGGACAATGGCCAGCTTGAAGATCCTCATCTAACACTTGGCAATCAGAAGgtacttatttttaacatgttattCCCTGTTCCTTGTGTGTTTTCCTGCCATTTATTAGATCTTGGAAATTAGTTAAAGTAATGTTAATATGTTCTACAAATGTGTTTTCCCATTATACACAGCCATGAACTACAGCCGATTGATTCCTAGCCTATTTTATGAATTCCTTGTTAATTCCAATGTCAACTATTGGTTACACTCCTTTTtgattgaactactgttgtgtttttaggCACCCTGTGATTTTGCACCTGCCAGAGCTGCTacatcaagtcatgtgacttatGAGAACCCTGGGTGTCTTCAAGGATCGTTTGACCAGAGCAGCCACATCTTCGGGGAAAATGCAGGTAAGCAGTGTGCTACAAATGCCATAGCAGCGATTATGACCCACACCACCCATAgcgttctcaaatggaaaaaaaacaacattcatCATATTCTAAAACAAGGTAATGGCTTGTACACATCTATgctagaaaataaggaaatcagTTCAGCCAAAACCAGTGGGCATATTTTCATTTCCGAGTTACccagacactgcaaattaaacaataaattatttagtTTGGAATATTTTGATACACTCACTGGAAGTCTTGATCGAAAGGATGATTATGACGCTTCTTTGCAAAACATAGCCATGCCTTTAGAAGAGGCTATTCAGAAGAcactgctgcagacagacacatgcttgcTCAACATCCAAGAAAGTGTCTGTGCCGTTTTCAAGGTTGAAACTGCTTTTGCAGTTTTTGATCCTCATTCTCGTAGTACTTGGGGTTCCGTTGCACCGGATGGAACCAGCATAGTAGCGCACTATGCTACTGTGTATGAGTTATTTGCCCATATTGAGAACCTTGTCAATTCCTTGTATCAAAATCTTCCACATGCCCCAAACAAAGTGTTTGAAGTCACTGGTGTGAAAGCTGTTGAGGTAAACTCACCATTTACTGCTTTGACTGCACAGCCTGAAGCCAGCACTTCGGCACATGACGGTACTTTGGACACTGACAGTGACTCTGATCTCTGTGTCCTTTCGGTAACAGATAGAAATTCCCTTGCAGTAAACACGTCTTTTTCCCTTGAAACTGTGCAGCCTGTAGCAAACACTTCTACATGTGACACAACTGTAAACATTGACCGTGATCCTCCAATTCACACAGAGGGTGCATCAGATGTCTGTTTAATTTCTGTAACAGATAGCCCCAATATAATGTTTACGGGATTGACattaagggaaaaaaacaggatCTGCAACAAACTGAATATCGTACCAAGTTTAGATCAAAATATTGTTGTACAAACCTTCGATATGGCACAGCCTGAACCATGCCAAACAACATCCATTGAAGGTGACGGTAATTGTTTCTTTCGTTCTCTTTCGTCTGTATTGAGTGGTTGCGAGTCACATCACAAGGCCTTTCGAAAGGCTGTAGTGAATCACATCTCAAATAATCCACTTCATTACATTACTTGTCTAAGACGGCAATTTGCTTCTGTGGAGCTATATCTCAGGGACTCTAAAATGAAATATGTTGGATCTTGGGCAACAGAGTTGGAAATACAAGCTTCTGCAGATTTGCTCTGTATTGATATTTACACATACAGTCAACAGAAATGGATTACGTTTACGGCGAACATTGAGCCGATTTTAAGAAAAGCTATATATCTGAAACACTGCAACGAATGCCATTATGAACCAATTGCATGTGTCAAAGGAAAAACCTCCCATACATGCTTTAGTTTAACTAGCTTCTGTGAAATGTCTCACAAAATGTCCAATGCAGAGCTTGTTTCACCACGTAAAAAATGTACTGATAGAGTAAAACATCTGAGAAATAAGAAAACGTATGCTGAAGACTCAGAATATAGGCAAGTTAAAAagctaaaaacacaacaaagatataATTGTGATGAACAGTATCAAGCTAATCGGAAAGCTagcagtattgaaaaatatgctaataatgaaacATTCAAACAACAAGTAATAAACTACGGTAtcgaaaaatatgctaataatgaaacgtacaaagaacaagtaaaaaacagcagtattgaaaaatatgctatTAATGAACCATtcaaagaacaagtaaaaaacagcagtattgaaaaatatgctaataatccTGCTCATCGTAAGCAGGTGAAACAAAGCATTGTAATCAAATACAGAGAAGATCCGGCTTATAAGCCCTCTTTAATTGAAAGAAACTGTCAAAAGAGACTTAATCTAACCCTCttaaaacacaatattgacTTTGTAATTGAGCTCTTCCAAGAAGAGGTCAAACATGGACCAGaacatgtttgttgtgtatgtcACAGATTATTGTTCCGTAAGCAAGTTCGATTATGTGACATAACTTCATATGAATCCAAGGCTTCAACTGTGTCAGCAATTGCAGAACAATGCATTACTACAACATATCTCCATCAATGTGATAACGCATGTTTAACGCCATGCACACTAAAACAGACAGTTACTGGGAAATTGTGGATATGTTTCAGTTGCAACTCCAAGATACTCAGTGGTAAGGTTCCCCAGGAGAGCGCTGTGAACAATATGGCATTAGATCCAATTCCTGACGAATTAGGCACACTGAACTCATTAGAACAACACCTGTGCGCATTGAATATTCCCTTTATGCGACTTGTGGCATTGCCACGAGGTTCTCAGAATTCTGTCCATGGGCCGGTGACTTGTGTTCCATCAAACAGCGATGTAGTCACTTCGGTTCTCCCTAGGCTAGAAAATCAAGATTTAATGATCcgaataaaactgaaaagaaaacttacttataaggggcattatcagtatcaatatgtgcacactcaaaaaatccaaaatgcgatagcatgtttaaaggacatgaATAAATGGTATAAGGACATAGACTTTAACGCAGAATGGGAAAATCCCTTGCCAGAAGATGCATGTTCTGTTTTGAAAGAATGCAACCCAGTTAATGACACTCCATCTGCACCTGAAAGCAGTGACATTACAACTCAATCAGACCAGGTGTCAGATGATGAAGAAGCTGACCACATAtatgaaactcaaacacacggGTTACTCTTGGACACATGTTTGCAACCAATAGATATCGCACAAGAAATATTTGATCAGCATTTCGAAAGTGTTTTATCA belongs to Gadus morhua chromosome 13, gadMor3.0, whole genome shotgun sequence and includes:
- the LOC115557183 gene encoding uncharacterized protein LOC115557183, yielding MPLLAKLLWHFSFRQLQSPLPVTPPPVSPPKSPPTVRPFATTVVVKGEVSRPRPLDPFKETVVGRRGKRSQPESWDAPEDWDQSSVRILPHEVCVPPLVLRECFVVLNPIRFSTDKLAAMDRIVPSNLDVPMGNRSKKRKVAHGTTAVVSKGKKARLEALQTPARIAKPSKLVPPPRPVPEAAVPATLEGSVFVPSSKKV